In Apostichopus japonicus isolate 1M-3 chromosome 5, ASM3797524v1, whole genome shotgun sequence, a single window of DNA contains:
- the LOC139967387 gene encoding triacylglycerol hydrolase DDHD2-like: MANKKDDTSHPLFQFSANDSIASNVLRPVPVAASLFPEEEVGSFLGQTENSDYPPEQSSASDAFQPSTQGQFSTASFFQEPAPANTSASTDPFQNVSHGPPPPDASSQPGSIPLMVPPQPPVSATFDMGPPSAPQNAPPVQPFVPAAASTPQQAPPAGGPPVGPPSGSGQGMYRLRDVKHRPMPHPVDASSLSSPGPPLMFPSSSPQAVPLESHHVPPAGLQHPHGVQSYDPARPPPTNEELSAVNIHPPLPGGPGIQSQYRPVLPHWFYCAMKGNTEDWLPFSTVDSSRLEESYLRGMQNKNEIILAMNGGRYDVNLRERTRHSIYWEEAPSKVRRCTWFFKSDGDNKFVPYDEELAATLEEEYKSAALQNLWNRRLELPEGEAVVMHNPNVIVHFRPGAKPREWGSADTQIRPRVVKRGVDDIDDIDFGEPDKIDHLVFVVHGIGPVCDLRFRSIVECVEDFRSISLRLMNSHFVQAVEDGRAARVEFLPVYWYEALHGDATGVDSKLKRITLPSILRLRRFTNDTLLDILFYSSPAYCQQIAEVVASEINRLYNLFKERNPSFNGQTSLIGHSLGSLIVFDLLSHQGSESEPVQKEEDKDKLAIPAEIAPTDSCNSSVSNLSISNLASEDELGEEKSLDLEGALEQLGMSDLMPKFEEERIDMESLMMCEDSDLKELGIPLGPRKKIRGFIKHQAEKSERRKQQAEELARLGAAKAAQEEITRSQLEQSASSVNGLTLVDGHAPPSVHVDYTLGTQGVGQPFVKYPQLSVQPVNFFALGSPIGMFLTVRGLDDVGEDYKLPECSSFFNIFHPFDPVAYRIEPLINTSLADVKPVLMPHHKGRKRFHLEIKDSLAHFGADLKKSFVDSMKKTWKTLHEFALAHTSGEEEVTPAATDAAMEAVAEKLSQEQLQQKQEDAQHMRVQKTMAEADLRLGNLNSGRRIDYVLQEAPFESFNEYLFALGSHTCYWYSEDTVLMVLKEIYNPLGIYPSSNQIKDSGPPTPSQT, encoded by the exons ATGGCAAATAAAAAGGATGATACTTCACATCCATTGTTTCAATTCTCAGCAAATGATAGCATTGCATCGAATGTTCTGAGACCAGTTCCCGTGGCAGCATCTTTATTTCCAG AGGAGGAAGTTGGTAGTTTCCTGGGCCAAACTGAGAACTCAGATTACCCACCTGAACAGTCCTCAGCATCAGATGCTTTCCAGCCGTCAACCCAAGGGCAATTTTCGACAGCATCGTTTTTTCAAGAGCCCGCACCAGCAAATACATCTGCTTCCACAGATCCATTTCAGAATGTCTCTCACGGTCCTCCTCCGCCTGATGCCAGCTCTCAGCCAGGGTCTATACCTCTGATGGTACCACCACAACCACCGGTGTCAGCAACATTTGATATGGGTCCACCCAGTGCTCCTCAAAATGCTCCACCGGTGCAACCATTTGTTCCAGCTGCCGCCTCTACTCCACAACAG GCACCACCTGCTGGTGGACCTCCTGTTGGTCCTCCTTCAGGCAGTGGTCAGGGAATGTATCGCCTTAGGGACGTCAAACACAGACCAATGCCTCACCCGGTGGACGCATCTTCTCTGTCAAGTCCAGGACCACCCCTGATGTTCCCTTCATCGTCACCACAAGCAGTACCCCTGGAGTCACATCACGTCCCACCTGCTGGTCTACAACATCCCCATGGAGTTCAG TCGTACGATCCTGCCAGGCCGCCCCCTACCAACGAAGAACTGTCTGCCGTGAACATACACCCACCTCTCCCAGGTGGTCCGGGGATACAGTCCCAGTACAGACCAGTGTTGCCGCACTGGTTCTATTGCGCAATGAAAGGAAATACAGAGGACTGGCTCCCTTTTAGTACTGTTGATTCCAGCAGATTAGAAGAATCCTATCTAAGAG GGATgcagaataaaaatgaaataattctgGCTATGAACGGAGGACGCTATGACGTTAATCTCCGCGAGAGAACTAGACACTCCATCTATTGGGAGGAGGCCCCATCCAAAGTGAGGAGGTGTACATGGTTCTTCAAGAGCGATGGAGATAACAAATTTGTCCCCTACGACGAGGAGCTTGCAGCAACGTTAGAG GAAGAATACAAATCGGCTGCCCTCCAGAACTTATGGAATCGAAGATTAGAACTACCGGAGGGGGAAGCAGTAGTGATGCATAACCCAAATGTGATCGTACATTTCCGACCCGGGGCCAAGCCCAGAGAATGGGGAAGTGCGGACACGCAGATAAGGCCCAGAGTCGTGAAACGAGGGGTGGACGATATAGACGACATCGATTTCG GTGAACCTGATAAAATAGATCACCTGGTTTTTGTTGTCCATGGAATCGGTCCCGTCTGTGATCTGAGATTCAGGAGTATAGTAGAGTGTG TGGAGGACTTCCGCTCCATTTCTTTGAGACTGATGAATTCTCATTTCGTTCAGGCCGTGGAGGATGGGCGAGCCGCTAGGGTAGAGTTTTTACCCGTCTATTGGTATGAAGCCCTTCATGGAGATGCGACTGGAGTTGATAG CAAACTGAAAAGAATTACCTTGCCAAGCATTCTTCGGCTGCGAAGATTCACCAACGATACCCTCTTGGATATTCTCTTCTATTCGAGCCCTGCTTATTGCCAGCAGATCGCAGAAGTGGTAGCCAGCGAAATAAACCGGCTCTACAATCTCTTTAAGGAAAGAAATCCCTCTTTTAATGGTCAGACATCTTTGATCGGCCACAGTTTAG GTTCTTTGATTGTGTTTGATTTGCTTTCACATCAAGGGAGTGAGAGTGAACCGGTACAGAAAGAGGAAGATAAGGACAAGCTCGCTATCCCGGCGGAGATTGCGCCGACAGATTCTTGTAACTCTAGCGTCTCtaatttatcaatttcaaaCCTTGCCAGCGAAGATGAACTTGGCGAGGAAAAGAGTCTGGATTTGGAAGGAGCGTTAGAACAACTCGGCATGTCTGATTTGATGCCAAAATTTGAAGAGGAGAGAATAGACATGGAGTCGTTG ATGATGTGCGAGGACAGTGACCTCAAAGAACTAGGCATTCCTCTCGGaccaagaaagaaaatcagaGGTTTTATCAAACATCAAGCAGAGAAATCG GAAAGGAGAAAGCAACAGGCTGAGGAACTCGCTCGTCTGGGAGCTGCCAAAGCGGCTCAAGAAGAAATCACCAGGTCACAGTTAGAACAGAGTGCATCATCAGTCAATGGTCTGACGCTGGTCGACGGCCACGCCCCTCCTTCTGTTCACGTAGATTACACACTCGGAACGCAGG GTGTTGGTCAACCTTTTGTGAAGTATCCACAGTTGAGCGTCCAACCTGTCAATTTCTTTGCTCTGGGTTCCCCCATTGGGATGTTCCTCACAGTACGTGGTCTCGACGACGTCGGCGAAGACTACAAGCTACCAGAgtgttcttctttctttaatatatttcatcCC TTTGATCCCGTAGCTTATCGTATCGAGCCTTTGATTAACACCAGCCTAGCTGATGTAAAGCCAGTATTGATGCCTCACCACAAGGGAAGGAAACGCTTCCATTTAG AGATAAAAGACAGTCTTGCCCACTTTGGAGcagatttgaaaaaaagttttgtGGATTCTATGAAGAAGACATGGAAGACCCTCCATGAATTTGCATTAGCACACACGAGCGGCGAGGAAGAGGTAACCCCAGCAGCTACAGATGCAGCTATGGAAGCTGTCGCTGAGAAATTAAGCCAGGAACAACTTCAACAGAAACAGGAAGATGCACAGCATATGAGAG TGCAAAAGACCATGGCAGAGGCTGACCTTAGGCTGGGTAACCTTAACAGTGGAAGACGAATCGATTATGTCCTCCAAGAAGCCCCCTTTGAAAGCTTCAACGAGTATTTGTTTGCCTTAGGTAGTCACACTTGCTATTG GTATTCTGAAGATACGGTTCTCATGGTTCTAAAAGAAATTTACAATCCTCTTGGAATTTACCCCAGCTCCAATCAAATCAAAGATTCTGGACCACCAACTCCAAGCCAGACCTGA